The proteins below are encoded in one region of Peptococcaceae bacterium 1198_IL3148:
- the hslO gene encoding Hsp33 family molecular chaperone HslO, whose amino-acid sequence MLQKEVIIVHDYLVRAIGAEGQFKIFACTATDLVEEARERHNTWPIATAALGRTMISALLLGANMKGEDIITIRIIGDGPLGAVIVTADAKGNVRGYVQNPHVHLPSPKPGKLAVGAAVGNGLLTVSRDLGLREPFSGSVELVTGEIGEDLALYLTKSEQTPSAVSLGVLVETDNSVLAAGGLILQLMPGADEGLLDQLEQNLSVLPPISGLVNQGKTPEDIIAMVCAGVPFKILEKNPIQFCCNCSRDRLERILISIGRDELQKMLDEDAMAEVQCHFCSDKYNFNEKDLKRLLNELT is encoded by the coding sequence ATGTTACAGAAGGAAGTGATAATTGTGCATGATTATTTAGTGCGGGCCATTGGTGCAGAAGGACAATTTAAAATTTTTGCTTGTACCGCCACTGACTTAGTGGAGGAGGCCAGGGAAAGACATAATACTTGGCCCATTGCCACCGCTGCTTTGGGTAGAACGATGATATCAGCCCTTCTGTTGGGAGCCAATATGAAAGGTGAAGATATAATTACCATTCGGATAATTGGTGACGGGCCGTTGGGGGCGGTAATTGTCACCGCAGATGCCAAAGGAAACGTGCGCGGCTATGTACAAAATCCCCATGTGCACTTGCCCAGCCCCAAACCAGGAAAGCTGGCAGTGGGTGCAGCGGTGGGCAACGGCTTATTAACCGTTAGTCGTGATCTGGGGTTAAGAGAACCCTTCTCTGGATCTGTGGAATTGGTAACCGGTGAGATAGGGGAGGATTTAGCTTTATACCTAACCAAATCAGAGCAAACTCCCTCCGCAGTGTCTTTAGGGGTATTGGTGGAAACCGACAACAGTGTTCTGGCTGCCGGCGGTTTAATACTGCAGTTGATGCCCGGGGCTGATGAGGGGCTGTTGGATCAACTGGAACAAAACCTATCGGTTTTGCCGCCCATTAGCGGCCTGGTGAACCAAGGGAAAACCCCCGAGGATATTATTGCCATGGTGTGCGCCGGGGTGCCATTTAAGATATTAGAAAAAAACCCAATTCAGTTTTGCTGTAATTGTAGCCGGGACAGATTGGAAAGGATTTTGATTAGTATTGGCAGAGATGAATTGCAAAAAATGCTGGACGAAGATGCCATGGCAGAAGTGCAATGTCATTTTTGTTCTGATAAATATAATTTTAATGAAAAAGACTTAAAAAGGCTGTTAAATGAGCTGACTTAA
- a CDS encoding RidA family protein — protein sequence MHKREIIFTEQAPAAIGPYSQAVRFGPMVYVSGQIPVDPTSGSIPTDVEQQTHQSLKNLQAILKAAGGSLQDVVKTSVFIKDMNDFAKVNEVYGQYFTENPPARACVEVARLPKDVLVEIECIAAIPPTSCGCNHD from the coding sequence ATGCACAAACGCGAAATAATTTTTACCGAACAGGCACCGGCAGCCATTGGACCCTATTCCCAAGCGGTTCGATTTGGCCCCATGGTATATGTATCAGGTCAAATACCCGTTGATCCCACAAGTGGTAGCATCCCTACAGATGTAGAACAACAAACCCACCAATCATTAAAAAACCTGCAGGCCATTTTAAAAGCCGCCGGCGGAAGCTTACAGGATGTGGTAAAAACCAGTGTATTCATTAAGGATATGAATGACTTTGCCAAGGTGAACGAGGTATACGGTCAATACTTTACTGAAAACCCACCGGCCAGAGCCTGTGTGGAAGTTGCCCGCTTGCCCAAGGATGTATTGGTGGAAATTGAATGTATCGCTGCCATACCACCTACATCCTGTGGCTGTAATCACGATTAA
- a CDS encoding HD domain-containing phosphohydrolase has protein sequence MQNLKVDYFKLLCALSTALDFGGKGAMRHHVRVALIAQRLAEKIGLSPQNVQQVVEAAIIHDIGSITWSDKEKLLAFELEHPDEHCLVGARILNRSPLFQPLVNIIISHHDRWDGKNPSGLAGASIPLASRIIHLADRVEVLINKDKYILNQRNDILIKIKSLAGKVFDPDLVYVLADLVDKESFWLDLVNGRQGQLLAKGISADLIDVDLPGMLSIGEVFAQVIDQKSRFTHNHSRMVSAVAGEMAMLAGADDHKCQAIRLAGLLHDLGKLAIPETILEKPGPLTKEEFNVIKGHTYYTFHILELVKGFEDINKWASYHHECLHGHGYPFKITADQLSPESRILAVSDIFTALAEDRPYRAGLSREKVEKILLDKAQHQDIDGKWVELLLDNYHQLIKYKDM, from the coding sequence TTGCAAAATTTGAAGGTTGATTATTTCAAACTATTGTGTGCTTTGTCCACGGCGTTGGATTTTGGTGGTAAAGGGGCAATGCGCCATCATGTGCGGGTAGCTTTAATTGCTCAACGGTTGGCAGAAAAAATCGGTTTAAGTCCACAGAATGTTCAACAAGTGGTTGAAGCGGCCATTATCCATGATATTGGTTCCATCACATGGAGTGATAAGGAAAAACTGTTGGCATTTGAATTGGAGCATCCAGATGAACATTGCTTGGTGGGGGCAAGAATTTTAAACAGATCCCCTTTGTTTCAACCTCTGGTTAATATTATTATATCTCATCATGATCGGTGGGATGGGAAAAATCCTTCTGGTCTAGCCGGTGCAAGTATTCCTTTGGCCAGCAGAATTATTCACCTGGCCGACCGGGTGGAAGTGTTGATAAATAAAGATAAATATATATTAAATCAACGGAATGACATTTTAATCAAAATCAAATCTTTGGCTGGCAAAGTGTTTGACCCAGATCTGGTGTATGTACTGGCCGATCTGGTGGATAAGGAAAGCTTTTGGTTAGATCTAGTTAATGGTCGACAGGGCCAGTTGCTGGCTAAAGGGATTAGTGCTGACCTGATAGATGTGGACTTACCGGGGATGTTAAGTATTGGCGAAGTCTTTGCCCAAGTCATTGACCAAAAAAGTCGTTTTACTCATAATCATTCCCGCATGGTGTCGGCAGTGGCTGGTGAAATGGCGATGTTAGCGGGTGCTGATGACCATAAGTGCCAGGCCATTCGGCTGGCGGGTCTATTGCATGATTTAGGGAAACTGGCCATCCCGGAAACAATATTGGAAAAACCCGGCCCACTGACTAAGGAAGAATTTAATGTAATTAAAGGCCATACTTATTACACCTTCCATATTTTAGAGTTAGTTAAAGGTTTTGAGGACATAAACAAATGGGCTTCTTATCATCATGAATGTTTACATGGACATGGGTACCCCTTTAAAATAACAGCGGACCAGTTGAGCCCGGAGTCCAGAATCTTGGCAGTGAGCGACATTTTTACAGCCTTAGCGGAAGACCGTCCCTATCGCGCTGGTTTATCCCGGGAAAAAGTGGAGAAGATTTTGCTCGATAAGGCGCAGCACCAAGACATAGATGGTAAGTGGGTAGAATTGCTGTTGGATAACTACCATCAACTGATTAAATATAAAGACATGTAA
- a CDS encoding YigZ family protein gives MERFLTLGKFSQTEIIIKKSKFIASATPVCDENEANNFIKQIKKEHSQATHNVFAYVINDQIQRSSDDGEPSGTAGRPMLEVINRKNLIKTAVVVTRYFGGIMLGAGGLVRAYTEATIKGIEQAGIIERQIYQQLHIQLDYQWVGLVKRELESAEGKELAINYGQQVEMSVYLLPKNIKLITEKLIEATGSQISIEEGSLKYL, from the coding sequence ATGGAAAGATTTTTGACACTAGGTAAATTTTCTCAAACAGAAATTATTATAAAAAAATCTAAGTTTATTGCCTCGGCAACTCCGGTTTGTGATGAAAATGAGGCTAACAATTTTATTAAACAGATCAAAAAAGAGCATAGTCAAGCCACCCACAACGTATTTGCCTATGTAATTAATGATCAGATTCAGCGCTCCAGTGATGATGGTGAGCCCAGCGGCACCGCCGGACGACCGATGTTAGAGGTAATTAATCGCAAAAACTTAATTAAAACCGCCGTTGTGGTCACTAGATATTTTGGTGGCATTATGCTGGGGGCCGGTGGTTTAGTGAGGGCATATACCGAAGCTACCATTAAAGGCATTGAACAGGCGGGGATAATTGAGAGACAAATCTATCAACAATTACATATTCAATTAGATTATCAGTGGGTCGGTTTGGTCAAACGGGAATTGGAGAGCGCAGAAGGAAAAGAACTGGCCATTAACTATGGTCAACAGGTGGAAATGTCGGTATATTTGTTGCCAAAAAACATTAAATTAATTACTGAAAAACTGATTGAGGCAACTGGCTCCCAAATAAGTATTGAGGAAGGTTCCCTCAAGTACCTTTAA
- a CDS encoding MarR family transcriptional regulator, whose protein sequence is MYKNENEILHVLLNLIRGLHKAIDEDWRKAAAKSGLTVSQQHLLWILNFENGSTLSEISEYGLWHLSTVMDLVERMEKAGLVHKEVDQSDARTKRVYITDKGREVLNSTAKRIDNYKFLDVVYNERTKDLLAERINMLYNLNKAFHGEKFVNYVEQSTNRVKEVTQ, encoded by the coding sequence TTGTACAAGAACGAAAATGAAATTTTACATGTTTTATTAAATTTAATTCGTGGCTTGCATAAAGCCATTGATGAAGATTGGCGCAAAGCGGCAGCTAAGTCCGGCTTAACGGTATCCCAACAGCATTTACTATGGATACTTAATTTTGAAAACGGCAGTACACTGTCAGAAATCAGCGAGTACGGACTGTGGCATTTATCCACCGTTATGGATCTGGTGGAACGAATGGAAAAAGCCGGCTTGGTACACAAAGAAGTGGATCAAAGTGACGCCAGAACAAAACGAGTATATATTACTGACAAGGGAAGAGAAGTGCTTAATTCCACTGCCAAGCGTATAGACAATTATAAATTCCTAGATGTGGTTTACAATGAAAGGACCAAAGACTTATTGGCAGAAAGAATTAACATGCTATATAACCTAAACAAAGCCTTTCATGGCGAAAAATTTGTTAACTATGTAGAGCAAAGTACCAATAGAGTAAAGGAAGTCACTCAATAA
- a CDS encoding inorganic phosphate transporter, with the protein MSESVFILIIIILALVFDFINGFHDTANAVATSIATGALLPRQAIILASTLNFIGALVFTGVAQTIGDGIANPKLLTNGLGVVLAALLASIIWNLATWYWGLPSSSSHALVGSLAGAVTAAVGFSAVNVPGILNIIKSLLFSPLLALFTASILMLLCQLLILSLNLPKTNLYFKKMQIFTAAFQAFSHGTNDAQKTMGIIVFTLVTAGWQPDLTIPLWVKISAATAMALGTSVGGWRIINTVGQKITPLRPTNGLIADISSATIIITATLLKLPVSTTHVISSSVIGVGIVSNGNSVNWQVVRKMITTWAITIPSSFLLGMSLYNLMTLTG; encoded by the coding sequence ATGTCAGAGAGTGTTTTTATTTTAATTATTATTATATTGGCATTGGTATTTGATTTTATCAACGGCTTCCATGACACCGCCAATGCCGTTGCCACATCTATTGCCACCGGAGCGCTATTGCCCCGGCAAGCCATAATACTGGCATCAACCTTGAACTTTATTGGGGCACTGGTTTTTACGGGTGTAGCCCAAACCATTGGAGATGGCATAGCCAATCCTAAACTACTTACCAATGGACTGGGGGTTGTTTTAGCCGCGCTATTGGCCAGCATTATCTGGAACCTAGCCACTTGGTACTGGGGGTTACCCAGTAGCTCATCCCACGCCTTAGTGGGTTCTCTGGCCGGTGCAGTAACAGCAGCTGTGGGGTTTAGCGCCGTTAACGTACCAGGTATTTTAAACATTATAAAAAGCTTATTATTTTCGCCTTTGCTAGCCCTTTTCACCGCCTCAATATTAATGTTATTATGTCAACTGCTAATTTTATCGCTAAATCTCCCCAAAACAAATCTGTATTTTAAAAAAATGCAAATCTTCACCGCTGCTTTTCAGGCCTTTAGTCACGGTACCAATGACGCCCAAAAAACAATGGGTATTATTGTCTTCACGTTAGTAACCGCCGGCTGGCAACCGGATTTAACCATCCCTTTGTGGGTTAAAATCTCTGCCGCCACCGCCATGGCATTGGGCACATCTGTTGGTGGGTGGAGAATAATCAACACTGTGGGCCAAAAAATTACACCCCTTCGACCAACCAATGGCTTGATAGCGGATATCAGTTCCGCAACCATTATCATCACTGCCACACTATTAAAGTTACCGGTGAGCACCACCCATGTGATTTCTTCTTCGGTCATTGGTGTGGGCATAGTCAGTAATGGAAATAGCGTAAATTGGCAAGTGGTCCGTAAAATGATTACCACTTGGGCAATTACCATTCCCAGCAGTTTTCTACTGGGGATGTCACTTTACAATTTAATGACCCTTACTGGTTAA
- a CDS encoding TM1266 family iron-only hydrogenase system putative regulator, with amino-acid sequence MERNIAIFGLIVDERASRAPEVQQVLTRYGAQILSRSGVPAPSKNRGIITLTMEASEQEREEMHQELQQISGVQVRSMNFGTPADVFVNQ; translated from the coding sequence ATGGAGCGTAACATTGCAATATTTGGTTTAATTGTGGATGAACGGGCCTCGCGAGCACCGGAAGTGCAGCAGGTGTTAACCCGTTATGGTGCCCAAATATTGTCTCGCAGTGGAGTGCCTGCTCCCAGTAAAAACCGAGGCATTATTACCTTAACTATGGAAGCATCGGAACAGGAGCGGGAAGAAATGCATCAAGAATTACAACAGATAAGTGGTGTGCAGGTGCGTAGTATGAACTTTGGTACACCCGCCGATGTTTTTGTTAACCAGTAA
- the glsA gene encoding glutaminase A, producing MRELLISVMENSRHWVNQGAVATYIPALAKANAKHLGISVADLNGETVTVGHCGSNLTLQSISKPLALMLALMDRGADEVFSKVGMEPTGDPFNSIIKLETLKLGKPLNPMINAGAIATTALIKGGDSNEKFKRLLQLIRTLAGNDNIKINEEVYLSEKETADRNRALAYFMRDTGVLAGDVEEVLDVYFKQCAIEVSCHDIAQIALCLANGGRTLAGEVIVPSTIVRIIITFMVTCGMYNSSGEFAIKVGIPAKSGVSGGIMAVVPGKFGIGVYGPALDEKGNSIAGVYILQQLSERLKLSIF from the coding sequence ATGAGGGAACTACTAATTAGTGTAATGGAGAATAGTCGACATTGGGTAAATCAAGGGGCGGTAGCTACCTATATCCCGGCCTTGGCCAAGGCCAATGCAAAACATTTAGGAATTTCAGTGGCTGATCTCAATGGGGAAACAGTCACCGTTGGTCACTGTGGTAGCAATTTAACTTTGCAAAGTATCTCGAAACCACTGGCTTTGATGCTGGCGTTAATGGACAGAGGGGCCGATGAGGTCTTTAGCAAAGTAGGCATGGAACCAACCGGTGACCCCTTTAATTCAATTATTAAATTAGAAACCTTAAAATTGGGCAAACCATTAAACCCCATGATAAACGCCGGGGCCATAGCAACCACTGCATTAATTAAAGGTGGCGACAGTAATGAAAAATTTAAGCGTTTATTGCAACTGATAAGGACATTAGCCGGCAATGATAATATTAAAATTAATGAAGAGGTATATCTGTCAGAAAAAGAAACGGCAGACCGCAACCGAGCACTGGCTTACTTTATGCGAGATACCGGGGTGTTAGCTGGTGATGTAGAAGAGGTACTGGATGTATATTTTAAGCAATGTGCAATCGAAGTAAGTTGCCATGATATTGCCCAAATAGCACTATGCTTGGCCAATGGTGGACGCACATTGGCAGGTGAAGTCATAGTGCCATCCACGATAGTAAGGATTATCATTACTTTTATGGTCACCTGCGGTATGTACAATTCTTCCGGAGAGTTTGCAATAAAGGTTGGGATACCGGCCAAGAGCGGGGTGTCCGGTGGTATTATGGCTGTGGTCCCAGGAAAATTTGGTATCGGTGTTTATGGACCGGCATTAGATGAAAAGGGAAACAGTATCGCCGGGGTCTATATATTACAGCAATTATCTGAGCGATTAAAATTAAGTATATTTTGA
- a CDS encoding 4Fe-4S dicluster domain-containing protein, with translation MRPIIDQETCIGCGNCYNVCPTEPNVFETDDHESQVVHPEACIGCMECEVNCPASAIRMLDE, from the coding sequence GTGCGACCAATTATTGATCAGGAAACCTGCATTGGATGCGGTAATTGTTATAATGTTTGCCCCACTGAGCCAAACGTTTTTGAAACCGACGATCATGAATCCCAAGTTGTTCATCCCGAGGCCTGTATTGGCTGTATGGAATGTGAGGTTAACTGTCCAGCAAGTGCTATTCGCATGCTGGATGAATAA
- a CDS encoding CopD family protein, which produces MNLANLMNLLHYVGITTWIGGMIFMMLVLTPAVGGKGVPPQFLRLMGIQRFRNFAWGSIALLLISGSYQLIPRLRYQGWELFSMSRYGQLMTLKLTLVAIMIIITAVVSFYMAKRIPAMAPAPGEQPSVALMNMQKQFIVLSNANLVLGLVILFIMSIIR; this is translated from the coding sequence ATGAACCTTGCTAACCTGATGAATTTACTGCATTATGTTGGAATAACAACCTGGATTGGCGGTATGATTTTTATGATGCTGGTATTAACTCCAGCGGTGGGTGGCAAAGGAGTGCCACCTCAATTTTTAAGATTAATGGGCATTCAACGTTTTCGCAATTTTGCCTGGGGTAGTATCGCGTTATTGTTAATCAGCGGATCTTATCAACTAATTCCTCGGTTGCGTTATCAGGGGTGGGAGCTTTTTAGCATGAGTCGCTATGGACAATTGATGACCTTAAAGCTAACACTGGTGGCAATAATGATTATTATTACAGCGGTGGTAAGTTTTTATATGGCTAAAAGGATTCCGGCAATGGCCCCGGCACCGGGCGAACAACCATCAGTGGCATTAATGAACATGCAAAAACAATTTATTGTTTTATCCAATGCCAACCTAGTTTTGGGATTAGTGATATTATTTATCATGTCAATAATTCGCTAA
- a CDS encoding DUF1858 domain-containing protein, with amino-acid sequence MKITKDMTMGYIAKEFPETVPVFQSKGMGCLGCPTAQLESLEKGAALHGLDIDKLLKELNEAVK; translated from the coding sequence ATGAAAATTACCAAAGACATGACAATGGGTTATATTGCTAAAGAATTCCCAGAAACAGTGCCTGTGTTTCAAAGTAAGGGAATGGGTTGCTTAGGTTGCCCCACTGCCCAGTTGGAAAGTTTGGAAAAGGGTGCAGCTTTGCACGGTCTTGATATAGATAAATTATTAAAGGAATTAAACGAAGCAGTAAAATAA
- a CDS encoding 4Fe-4S dicluster domain-containing protein, whose protein sequence is MAKIKRQIVKIDEDKCTGCGNCVSPCAEGAIEIVNGKAKVIKEELCDGAGFCIGTCPTGALSLEAREAEAFSEEAVEEHIKNKGHVHIEIQKCHRCGNTEEQFTLLPCRTQGQSLWVCTRCLPALIHG, encoded by the coding sequence ATGGCTAAAATCAAAAGACAAATTGTTAAAATAGACGAGGACAAATGTACCGGTTGTGGTAATTGTGTATCTCCCTGCGCAGAAGGTGCCATTGAAATTGTTAATGGCAAGGCCAAGGTAATTAAGGAAGAGTTATGCGACGGGGCAGGATTTTGTATTGGCACTTGCCCCACCGGCGCCCTTTCTCTCGAGGCCAGGGAAGCCGAGGCCTTTTCTGAAGAGGCTGTAGAGGAGCATATCAAAAATAAAGGTCATGTGCATATTGAGATTCAAAAATGTCATCGTTGCGGCAATACCGAAGAACAGTTTACGCTGTTGCCATGCCGCACCCAAGGACAAAGTTTATGGGTATGCACCAGATGTTTACCTGCCCTAATCCACGGATAA
- a CDS encoding NAD(P)/FAD-dependent oxidoreductase, with product MDKHNIVVLGAGYGGIKALQQLHGYLKGSKGYQLLLVNKHNYHMFMTQLHQHAAGTSDTDQVMVPLDTILEGKDVKFVKGWVDGIDLINRQVLVDHGDIKLPFKYLVVALGSEPEYYNIEGLKEYSMSIRSLYSARHVRKSIQQILRQTDKKPLTFVVGGGGLTGIEFAGELAFQLKRSASQYNLFPGDYQIIVVEGAKELLPGMDGNMAHYAKETLEEMGVQVITGALIKRVTEHKIHLTSGKDLSYSLLLWAGGIKGNKVLAQSGLKTDARGRVEVNQYLQSLVDPEVYVVGDSALAKDPKDNKVVTPTAQAAIQQGAVAAYNIYADITGKEKRVYQPVVLGTLVSIGRGKAFGNVKTFKFKGITASWLKEAIPVKYRYSLGGLKMFTQTHKQREDIQLQGEL from the coding sequence ATGGACAAACATAACATAGTGGTTTTGGGGGCTGGTTATGGTGGCATTAAGGCGCTGCAACAGTTGCACGGTTATCTTAAAGGGAGCAAAGGGTACCAGTTGCTGTTGGTCAATAAGCACAATTACCACATGTTTATGACTCAACTCCACCAACACGCAGCGGGTACCAGTGACACTGATCAAGTGATGGTACCTTTGGACACCATTCTTGAGGGCAAGGACGTCAAGTTTGTTAAGGGATGGGTAGATGGTATCGACTTAATAAATCGCCAGGTGCTGGTGGACCACGGCGACATCAAACTACCGTTTAAATATTTGGTGGTTGCTTTGGGCAGTGAGCCGGAGTATTACAATATTGAGGGTTTAAAAGAATATAGCATGAGTATACGGAGCCTCTATAGTGCGCGGCACGTCAGAAAAAGCATCCAACAAATATTGCGGCAAACCGATAAAAAACCGCTAACCTTTGTGGTGGGCGGTGGGGGCTTAACCGGTATTGAATTTGCAGGTGAATTGGCCTTTCAGCTTAAAAGGAGTGCAAGCCAATATAACTTATTTCCGGGTGATTACCAAATCATTGTGGTGGAAGGAGCAAAGGAACTGCTGCCGGGTATGGATGGTAATATGGCTCACTATGCCAAAGAAACGCTGGAGGAAATGGGGGTACAGGTTATAACCGGTGCCTTGATTAAACGAGTGACAGAGCATAAAATACATTTAACTTCCGGCAAAGATCTTTCCTATTCTCTACTATTATGGGCCGGTGGCATCAAAGGAAATAAAGTTCTAGCCCAGTCTGGTCTTAAAACCGATGCCCGGGGCAGAGTAGAGGTTAATCAATATCTACAATCTTTAGTTGATCCCGAGGTATATGTGGTGGGTGACAGTGCTTTAGCTAAGGACCCTAAAGACAACAAAGTGGTTACGCCCACAGCCCAAGCGGCAATACAACAGGGGGCAGTGGCGGCTTACAATATTTATGCAGATATCACCGGCAAAGAAAAACGAGTTTATCAACCGGTGGTATTGGGAACGTTGGTTTCCATTGGGCGGGGCAAAGCCTTTGGCAATGTAAAAACTTTTAAATTTAAAGGGATTACCGCCTCGTGGCTCAAGGAAGCGATACCGGTTAAATACCGTTACTCCCTAGGGGGGTTAAAGATGTTTACCCAAACCCACAAACAAAGGGAAGATATACAATTACAAGGGGAGCTTTAA
- the ccsB gene encoding c-type cytochrome biogenesis protein CcsB, which yields MFYNWGLSLINLAFVGYLISGLFYLLVTWIKRDLFGKAAYWTAVLSFGFHTIAITLRAVAAGRLPFATMYEFVLLFSWGVVMIYLFVQARFKVPLLGMLVLPLALILLAYSSVLSQEIRPLMPALQSNWLQFHVLTAIISYGSFGVSFAVAIIYLLRDELAKVIHGMPTLAVLEKMLYRSIAFGFPLLTLVLITGAVWAEQVWGRWWSWDPKETWALITWIIYAVYLHARFAQGWRGKKAAWMAIVGFLAVLFTLFGVTIFMSGLHSYG from the coding sequence ATGTTTTATAATTGGGGGTTATCATTAATTAATTTGGCCTTTGTTGGCTATTTAATCAGTGGTCTGTTTTACCTTTTGGTTACTTGGATTAAAAGGGATCTTTTTGGTAAAGCGGCCTATTGGACAGCGGTGCTTTCCTTTGGGTTTCATACCATTGCCATTACCTTGCGGGCGGTTGCCGCTGGCCGGTTGCCCTTTGCCACCATGTATGAATTTGTGTTGTTGTTCTCCTGGGGCGTGGTGATGATTTACTTGTTTGTTCAAGCCAGATTTAAAGTGCCTTTGTTGGGAATGTTGGTGCTCCCTTTGGCGTTGATACTTCTGGCCTACTCATCGGTCCTTAGCCAAGAGATTCGCCCGTTAATGCCGGCTTTGCAAAGCAATTGGCTACAGTTTCATGTGCTTACAGCCATCATATCCTATGGGTCCTTTGGCGTTTCCTTTGCTGTGGCAATAATATATTTACTTAGGGATGAATTGGCAAAGGTTATCCATGGAATGCCCACGTTAGCTGTATTGGAAAAGATGCTGTATCGATCCATTGCCTTTGGCTTTCCTTTGCTTACTCTGGTGTTGATAACCGGGGCGGTGTGGGCCGAACAGGTATGGGGACGTTGGTGGAGCTGGGATCCCAAGGAGACCTGGGCTTTAATTACTTGGATTATTTATGCCGTTTACCTACATGCTCGATTTGCCCAAGGGTGGCGGGGTAAAAAGGCTGCTTGGATGGCAATAGTTGGTTTTTTGGCAGTGCTATTTACTCTGTTTGGAGTGACCATTTTTATGTCTGGATTACACAGTTACGGTTAG
- a CDS encoding cytochrome c biogenesis protein ResB has translation MRVKSNVWCSVLSILASLKFGITLLMVIAMAVFCGTIIPQGEAKIYYQSVYGDGLGSLIFHVGLTEVFKSSWFVALSLLLLINLMACTYRRCQNLKAGGHWSQYGSPILHLGLVVIIIGSLVSGFLGLSDYFEVPIGSTVTLTEKGYSFDIKVEDFTIDYYSTDEQQGQQSPKQYRTTLTLIENNQPFNTEEIKVNHPLQHGGTKIYQSSYGWLMEGTVTANGRTNQFSVPAGDTLAINNDYILQAIPATADAKGNLLYRFGTAGHPAFTGSAEPGEQIKTPFGTVEFSDIKPYTGLEVRHDPGVPVVWTGFLLLTAGLMVRLYGGKPKGGC, from the coding sequence ATGAGGGTAAAATCCAACGTTTGGTGCTCTGTCTTAAGCATTCTGGCGTCACTAAAGTTTGGTATCACGTTATTAATGGTCATTGCCATGGCTGTTTTTTGCGGCACGATAATTCCCCAGGGCGAAGCTAAAATTTACTATCAGTCTGTCTATGGCGATGGGTTAGGAAGTTTAATTTTTCACGTTGGTTTAACTGAGGTATTTAAAAGTTCCTGGTTTGTTGCCTTATCGCTGTTGCTATTGATTAACCTCATGGCTTGCACATACAGAAGATGCCAAAACCTAAAGGCCGGAGGGCATTGGAGCCAGTATGGCTCTCCCATACTGCACCTAGGTTTAGTGGTAATCATTATCGGTAGTTTAGTGAGCGGTTTTTTAGGCCTCAGCGACTATTTTGAAGTGCCAATTGGTAGCACCGTTACGTTAACCGAAAAGGGTTATTCATTTGACATTAAAGTGGAGGACTTCACCATTGATTATTATAGTACTGACGAGCAACAGGGCCAACAGTCACCTAAACAGTATCGAACAACCCTAACATTGATCGAAAACAACCAACCCTTTAACACTGAGGAAATTAAAGTTAATCATCCATTACAGCATGGTGGTACCAAAATATATCAATCCAGCTATGGATGGTTGATGGAAGGAACTGTTACAGCCAACGGGCGGACAAATCAATTTAGTGTTCCAGCAGGTGACACACTGGCGATAAACAACGATTATATTTTGCAGGCCATTCCCGCCACAGCCGATGCCAAAGGAAACTTACTTTATAGATTTGGCACTGCTGGTCATCCGGCATTTACCGGCAGTGCCGAGCCGGGCGAACAGATAAAAACACCCTTTGGCACAGTGGAGTTCAGCGATATTAAACCCTATACCGGTTTAGAAGTGAGGCATGATCCAGGGGTGCCGGTGGTTTGGACTGGCTTTTTGCTACTAACGGCCGGTTTAATGGTTAGACTATATGGTGGCAAACCCAAAGGAGGCTGTTAA